The DNA segment CAATCCCTTTTGAAGCTTAAAAAAACAAAtagccacctgtttttttttttctgtaattggaAAGTTGGTGAACTTCCAGGGGGGAAAAAAACTTCATCCATGTAGGAAACGTGCACACTAACCTGGACAATAACATACAGACTGACGCTATCTTTCTTGACTttgcaaaggcatttgacaaagtaCCCCACTACCGCCTGATGTTAAAACTTTCGAAATTAAACTTAGACCCTAAAATTTTAACTTGGATTCGAGAATTTTTGACTAATCGTTACCAATTCGTAACTGTTAACGGACATAACTCTTACCCTCTGGCAGTAACATCAGGCGTCCCGCAAGGATCTGTTCTTGGACCCCTATTattcctaatatacattaacgatctACCTTTTCATGTATCCAGCAATATTCGTATGTTTGCAAACGATTGCATTATATGCCGTACTATTACTAACACATCAGCCCAAGTTGCATTACAAGATGACATTAACCATGTGCTTAACTGGTGCAATCGttggctaatgacactaaacccTAATAAATGCAAGTCCCTCTCGTTCCACCGTCGGCGAAGCCCCCTCGCCTATTCTTATCAAATCGGTAAAGTTGCATTGGAAAACGTCGTCACATACAAGTACTTGGGAGTCACTTTGAGTAACGATTTATCATGGCGCGTCCACATTACCAATATCATATCATCAACTAACAGATCGCTTGGGTTCTTAAAGCGGCACTTACGTCATGCTCCCCCTCCTGTAAAACTACAAGCTTATAAATCTTTAATTCGCACCCAACTTGAATACGCGTCACCTATCTGTAGTCCTCATCAAGCATACTTAACCGACGCATTAGAATCACTCCAGAATAGAgcagctagattcattcattTCTCGTATTCATATAACGTGAGTGTTTCATCTCTTAAACAAGAATCCAATCTTTCAAACCTTAACATTCGTCGCCGAGTTTCCAGCCTCATTTTGTTCCACAAGCTCTATCACAGTCAACACGGCCACCCGCCCTATATCTTGCCTCCTGCCCACACATCTCACCGCACCACTCATTCTTTTCATGTCGGCCGGCCACGCGCCCGTACCACGACAATTtccgcctcctttttttttttttcgtgcagcttccgACTAAAATGGCCTTTCCACTGATCTCGCCACCATAATGTGCCACTCAACATTTACACAAAATGtctcgtttcttttcaatttgaatacattacattgttcctttttgtgccacTAGTTCTCACTTTGTCTTCCTTTTTTGGCAATGTGTTACGCCTGTTAATATGTATACTGATCCTgcacatgtattattttatttccGTATTGGTTACCTCTGTTCATACTTGTACCCATcctgcatatgtattacatttgttatatgtttcccaccccttatgtaataccccctctagggggtctttaaggtaataaagtgaagtgagaaccgcaaaaaaaaaagcactgtaaAAGTGGTGACTTCTTTTACTGTATAAAAATGTTGTACAATAAAATAATATACCGTTTGAGACTTACCTGTATCATTGAAAGAAGATGACTGTGGTGTATTTAGCAAAACGGacgaatgttgtacgcacagatgTATGTTAACagtcacatatgttttatataaccagttgtttacatttGCACAATGATGCCAGCAGCAACATGAGTGCTAGCAACATCAGacgtggtaagctgatatgaagcgcttgtGTTCTCAAAGATGTTAGCcccgaacactgctacataaatctaccAAAGTGTatggcgcttaactacaattgacgtgaaCTGGTcgtgacggctgcatcataggagtgcatctgtaatttttataaaattcTATAGTTAGCATGCAATTGACATTGTGCCTGAGTGGCGTCTATTTCCACAGCAGTGTTGAGACTTGGTGTGGCtatgtggtaaaatacttgattgccacgcagaatgtttgcTTTTCATTCCTGCTGGGGCCCTGATATATATTCATTACATTTATAAGGTCAACACTGACTTTTTCCTGGATGTTGTCGTGTTAAAATTaccaatattatttcttgccattCTTGAGTAGccaaactgtcaatcacctggtGCACATTACCGCATACCTGCCAGATGTGTGCCACTCATCTGGAAGAAAGGGTTTGACAACATACGCAACGGGATCGCGGCATTATTCATGACTTGACGGGCAATCGTATTCGTCAAACGTTCTTACCCTCCCAAACCAATTTAGTTTACCCAAAGCTAAGGGTGTGATCACGAGAGTGACCAgacctaggcggctagatagatagaccatTGAAGTCAATTTCTCCTTCTTAGTCAATTGAACGCTGCATGGTGGAAAATTTTTGTTATGAGCGTGATGTAGCTAAACACTCAATTTCTCATTTTCTTCAatgaagttattttttttttcagcattgtaTGAGCAGGCCAAGTTGTATGTGCAGACTCCTATCTTAGAACCACCAAAGCATCTTGTCAAAATAGTCCACTTGTCTGCATCCACTCTTGCTCACGATCCCATCTCCCCCTCCCCGCCTACACATTTTCTATACCGGACATACAACTGGCAGATGACTGTTTTATCAGCAGCAGCTTGCTACAACAGCGCTAAGAAGAAAGACATACACTCCGGTGTTTTCAGTTTTACAACTTAAAGTGGCATACTACAGAAGAATGCCCACCGTCTTAGTGCTGCATGCTCAGTTCATTTCTACTTCTCACAATGCTTTTCTTGAGCATACTGAATATATGAAATTAATGTATAATAACGATTCACTTCTGAAAGCTGTGTTGTCGCATGCATTGACCTACAAGTGAAGGATGTGCTTTAACTTCATTGTGCTTTACACACCTGCACATAGCAGCAAAAGGTGCATTTTCATTCACTGAAAGGTTGATGCATCTTTTCTCAAATAGATTTATCATTGTCCTCTCCTTGATGAGTTCCCAGTGCACCTGAATAGCACTGGGCTTGGTGGACCGCAAACATGTATAGCTGTTTCCAATCCTGCCTTTCCTTGACAGCTTGAAAAACTAAAAGCTAGACCATAATTTGTGCTCAACTCATTACCATATTGCTTTGCCGCTTCACTCTTTTAGTTTATTAAatacaaagcatttcttagcgaacttcggtgactttgaccgtATCCATGTATTTAGCCGCCTAGGACTCTTAGCTCTTTTACGCGTtctgataatggtatcaataccgaaattgaaaaaaagctgtgtatttaactccattatcgtgtggcagggagtacgtgggacaaaagaaatgatgtgtgaatgttcgtttaagggagcatgagttatctcttcaagggatcgtgcgacttcatctgccggaacattgcaggtcatgcggttgtcgtcccatttttgagagaaccaccatcatcttcaagcatcctaaccagctaactaGAGAAATCTCtaaggcatatcatataaagattaggggtagcaagtgcgttagtgaaccatccgtcacactgcatgaaaaagaattaagttatttaggccaagcttgtttattgccatgagtgtgataacgctacctcggtgcaccttaTATTTTGCTCATGTTGTGgtgtaggctgccagtacctatatatatatatatacttttcaccccgttttttttcaataaacaacagttgtgagtcagcgccgtcttttgtttctgttctactccttccctgtcctgtattttttctggtgttacGCTGTAAGCAAGTTCACGTTGGTTTTAATAGGCCTGGCCTACCTTCGGTGCGTCTTTATCCACTATTTCTTTACTATGCTTCCAAATTACAGATGCACCTtcacttttttgctttcttgctaAATGAGCTCATATAAGAAATAACTTTTGTATTTCATTCACAGTATGTACTAAATATGTTTGTATCCTCCATTCCATACTTGTCAGCTTTATAATAGCTTGTGACAGTATTGTGTGCCCTACAATAAAGTGAAATTCATACCCTGGTTTCCTCTATGGCTTCATTGATGCCAGGGATGCATGCATAGTCCCTGTGCAGCTCTAGCCATGCAGTACGAAAAGTCACACATAGAAACTCTTCTCCAAGGCAGAGGTACGTGTAGGAGTGAGTAGAGATTAAGTGACAAATCGCTAATGCAGTTTTTAAGGTGGGGCCACCTCGCTGAACCTCTATTCCCATCCAGCCTCTGCCACTTTTGAACTACAATTAAGTTCTTACTAACTCGAGAAAGCAGAGTTATATGTTTTTTCGTCAGCACGGAAGCATATAAAAGCAGCAGAGACCAAGGTGATAAGCAATATTGCACCTCCACCGTCCTCAATATAATTATTTCCTTTTGTGACTGATTTCTCCAGTCATTATTTAGCATGTGGCTATGTTAGGCAATCTTATAATGAAAAATAGTGCCAAAATGTTTCTATGTCATGTTAGGGCTGTTTTCCGGGGCACAGTAATTTCGCTCGTGTGTAGGCTACATTCGCATTGGACGGGATTAAGTTGTGTATTGCTTGATGTGGAAAAAGCTTATTAGCGTTACAAAGGAAAGGTTGGTGAAAATGACAGAAAAAACATATGTGTCTTTTGCCTTCTCTGAATTTCATCTACACCGCTGTTTGATACCCTCCTAAGAAAACCATATTCAGTAGTACGGCTGCAGTGTGGGCTGCCATGCACAGTTTGAGCAAGTGTTCCGAATAATCTGGAGAAGTCATTCATTTAACAGTACGGGAGTAGAGGCACCACGTCTAACATGTATGGGTTAcatcattgaaaaagaaaatgagtatacTACACTTGCGAGAAAGTTGAAAGAATGTCAGCAATACTGAAGTTGGAGAGAAAGGACAAAGGTTTCCAGTGCTATATATATTGGTGAGAAACTTTAAAAACATTTTTCTGAGAGAAACAGATTCTCAGGAACTGCAGGGCTTAGGCACCTTTTAATTTGTACTGCGGATGATCTGAAAGTATGGTACGTCACATATCCCGGTTTACATATTGTGCATGCACATCTGCACTTCACAGCAAAAGTTGTTGCAAAATGAATTCAGCCAACAAAGTTTTCTGTAAATATTTGTGGCAGCTACAGAAACACGGCTCCCCGCGGGTTTTCTCTTTGAACCTTGTGTAGATTCCTACTGCAAGAGAAACAAGTTGTGCAAAGTAATTAACGGTGTTTACGTTAATGCGTAAACGATCGAAGTCTGAACAACTATAGCTTTAAGGCGTACATGCGCTAATTTGCTGCATAATATATTATGAATTGCTGTAGAGCCCGCGTGAAAGCCATAACTGTAGTTTATAACAACCGAGTTCAttgtataatttttattattgcttttgctGCAAGTGCTGAGGACGCTCATTTTTAGGCCTTCGACCGTTATGGCCGTACCAGAATCTTTGAAAAACATCTACAAAATTGTTTTAGACTATTTGCACCCACGGCAAGAGTAGTCTAAACGCGAGCCTCCGTGATAACTATGCGTATTCCAAGGGGTCCCAATCAGTCAACTCGGTGCATGGAGTGGAACTGTCACCACTTATTAAACATCGTGACTGGACGTGTTGGCAGGATAGCCTCTCTAGGTATTGCATGTATTTTACTGTCTTAGTTAAGCATAATTTTGTTTAACTGCAGTCTGTGCAGCCTATGTGATGTGACGTACTCTGCTGTGGTGCCTCATGCATGCTCACATAAGCAATGACACAATTGGCAAAGTTAGAAAATATATTTGTAACAAAAATTGCTTGAGTATGTGAGTAATGTGAGTCCAGCTAAACCACTAGTCCTGTGAGGATGTACAGGCTCTATTTTCCAACTCAAGACGACACAAACCACTGCATCACAGGCCCTCACAAAAGTAAGTGTGGGTACCGCAGCCTGCACACTGGCCTGCAGTTGTCGACATACGTAAATAACATTTTCAGTGTTGACAGAGTACACGTCTAGAATACAAAAACTAAATTCCAATATTCAAtccaaaaacaaaagcaaaataaaaaccagCTTTGAATCTCCCTATAGCTTCATTGTGCTACAAAACAAAGCCATCCCTCTAGTGGGGCATACATGTTGCAGGTGTCTATTATACAAATGTGTACGTTGATTTTTCAGGCATTTTCATGTGACTGGTGTGTGCGCATAGGTATCTGTGCATGACAGCCGTGCCTGTGGCGACAGCCTACATTCGTTTCTACTTTCACAGCATGAGCAGATGATCGCAAGAACTTCGACAAAGGGAAGAAAATGTCAACAAACCCATTTTATTGCTTTCAATGGTTCAGCTGCGCTTTCCTTATATACACATATGGCAAGCCGGCGAGACCCTGGTGCACAGCTCACTACGTATTGTGCCATCTATTGCAGAAAGAGCACAGCCTTATTGATTTGCCTACCAAATCTGGAGACCAGTTCATACACTTCTTATTTTCCACTGTGGCATGTACTTCCGATGTTGGCAACATTGCAGAACTCCTCGCATGCCACGTCGCATGCAATCAGGTCGCCATCAGCTCACACAAAGTCATGTAGATCAACAGCGCCTGGTGTCGTTCCATTGAAGCTGAAATGCCAAACAACTATGCACGTAAGCAAAGTGTGTGAGGTCTTGGCATGCGTTTGGATAGAACCACATCAGCAAAAAGTTAGGCAGTCTACAGAACATCTATCGAATTTATGGCACTTTATATGTCATGTGCTGACGTAGTTGCCAACAGAAGCATTAGCAAAAAGTATTctcttgaagaaaaagaagtgattttGCTATCAGGCAAATACCCAAGTGCCCGACTTGTGAAATGAGCGGCGCCGCTCATTTCACATCTACTTTCTCACCTAGTTTAGGAGTCTAAAAAAAGTCGCATGTTACTAACATGCATTATGGGAGTACCTTTAATATCTCTTTGctgttgagagagagcaaacacctCGTACTCAATGAATGTTCATCATGGACATTATATTTCTTCATTGCTACGAGAACTTCATTCTTCAGGGCTTCTGTTATGGAGGGGTTCAACTGTAAATGTGCTCCTCTGTGTTCCAGCTGCTGGGGTGCCTGCTACGTGCAgccatcaagcaagcaagcaaggaccttgaggcaagccacaATGGAGCAttacagcagcagcaccagagaGAAAAGGACCACAAGAAGCTTCAATTCCAGCGCAGTGATCAGTCAGAAGGGCTGGCACAGTATTGGAATAATGTAACTAATTTCCCAGCTCTTTCCACAGACCCCATGCTTGTTGTAGCCCCTGCATCTCCATGCAAGAAAATGTGGTCTGACGTTGCACGGAAGTCTGATTCTGCTACCATACAATGTCACAGTGTGATGTCAGTGACACCTAAGGTCGCAGAAACAGACACTGCTCATGGGTACCCTTCACTGCCAATAACTGCAGTGGCAAGCACCAGGACTCCAGCTGTGTCTGTTTTCGCTCAAGTAAAACAGCGCCCTGTGCATGCTCCTGCACTTGTCGGTGGTGTGTTGATGcagcacaaagtgaagaagactgggcgtactgccgtgccagtgtgctctgctgcttttgagcagagcccacccactgactgtgggccacccgacgcctgcggtgtaacatccacggtgagccccgagtcagaaggtgtggttctgcgcaagggcagcagtgcggctgacaccagtACTTCCTCACCTCGTGGTGAAGACCCTGAACAGGAGCAGAAAGCAACATCAGCAAAATTGTCACACAGTCACATTTGCACAGGTAGAGGAAATCTTCCTGTAGGGAGCAATTTCAGCACCTTTAAGGAGTTTAAAGCTAGCTTTGAAGGGTGGAAAAGTGAAGGGTTCCATCCGATGCATATTGAAAGATCAGATAAAAACCCATTGTGTATTGACAAAGATTTAAACAAAGCAGACTTTCCGTATGTTCGAGTTAAGTTTGTCTGTTGCCACGCAGGGTATCCAAATCCGAGGGGACAAAATATTCGGCCTAATCAATGCTTCAACGGTACAGGTTGCAACATTGAACTTAAGCTTGCGCTGCAGGTTTCTCTACAGCCCTATTATGAAGTTGTAAATTTAGCGGATGTGCACAACCATAAAATAGGTCCCGAGATTTTGGTATGGTACAATAATAATCGTGCATTAAGTGCTTATTCTGAAAAAGAGCAACTTCAGGAGTTGATTTCTTATATAGTGAAACCTAAAGACCTAAAGAATGCCATTCTGAGGAAAACGGGAAAACACGTTACTTCTCGTGATATTACAAACTTGAAGCATAGAACAGTTAAAAAAATTCAGGACAATGCTTATCAAGGAGCCCTTCTGTTAGAAAAAATCAACGAATTGTTTTCTGAAAACTCTGGATGGAAGGTTCATATTGAAAAGAATACAGGAAATGATCTCTTCTACGTATTGATTCAATCAGAGCATATGGCCCAGTTACTAGAAAAATACCCTGGAGTGTTATTCTTTGATGGTTTGTATAAAGTTAATAAAGAAGAGTATATCTTGCATTCGATTCTGTGTGAAGATGGAACAAGCCATGGGAGGACTGTATGTTATGCATTTGTTCAGCAGCAGATATCAGAAATTTTAAAGTCTTTCCTAGAGACATTCCTTTGTTTGAATCCTATCGCAGAGGAGAAGTGCAAAATTGTGGTAGTGGACAAAGATTTAAATTAAATGAATATAGTTAAGCAGCTTCTGCCCAAATGTAGAATCTTGTTGTGTTCGTGGCATGTGTTAAAGTACTTACACACCAAAGTGATGCAGCATAAGTCAAACAGTCTAGATAAGAAGTATGTTAAAGGTATAATTACGAAACTGGCTTTTGCACATACTGTAGATATATATCAAGAGCACTTGCAGGACTTGAAAGAAGCACTTGAAGATGACAAAGCACTCCTGGAGTACTTTTATAAAAATTGGCACAGCTGCAAGATCATGTGGGTTCATGCTTATCGTGCCAATGCTTGTACTTTAGGAAATAATGCTAACAATCAAATGGAAAGCCATAAtcaaaagttaaaaaaatatCTAACACATGACATGCTTTTAGTGGAAGCAGTGAAAGCTCTGATAAGGTATGTGACCCATGATGCCCTCGCACTCAGCCATACGCAATATAAAGAAATGAGAACTTGCATTGACACCAGTAAGACTAATAAGTTTTGCATCGAGATGTCAGTAAAATGCACCGAATATGCTAGAAAATTGGTATGTAAAGAATATGGGCTGTTTATGAAATATCCAGGAGACTGTGTTGTCTCTGATGGCAAATGCAACGTTTTTGTTGGCAGTAAGCTTTATGAAGTTACTAATAATATGAAGACATGCATATGTACATTTAACGTGCAGTACCAGCTGCCCTGCAGGCACATTCTTGCAGCTAGATCAAAAATTAATATGGAACTGTTTGATGAAAGTTGTGTGTCAAAGTGCTGGCTTAAATCTGATTTTGTGCAGACCGACCAGACAGTGTCACCAGAAAAACTGAGCATTTTAACCACAAGCATGGTAAAAAAGGTACAGCCAAAACTTCATAACTCAGAGGCCAGATATAAACATGCATATGCACGTCTGTTGGAACTTTCAAAGGAAGCTGCTAATGTACTAGCCCAATGTAGTGCAACTGAACTGTACGAAATATTGAGCGAGTCTGAGGATTTTTTCCAAAATCTTGTTACTTACCCTATAAATAAGAAACATGATTCACCACTTCCTAAAATAGCACAAAGTAATGAACAAGTTAGTGGGGAAGGAAAAGGCTTAGAAAAGTCAAAAGAAGTAAGTAATTCGTGGAGTGTAGACCTGAACGACTACCTATTGGCCAAGTTTGTAGATGATGACACTACGAAGAAGGGCCCCACAGAAGATAAATCGGAACTGAAAGAGCAATCTGGTCAAGTTAAATCTGATTCAAAAGATGAAATTAACTTTACTATAGCCTCGCATGATGATAAGGTATGTCAGGTTCTAGCAAAGACATCAAACACTAGCTCTTCGCCTAGTGAATTTGCACAGCAACTGACAGCGCTTAGCATAACTTTAGTTAAATCCGCTCGCGGCCGACCACGTAACAGATGTGCACATAATACGAAGCGGGGAGAAAAAAGACTAAGTTTGCATGTTTTGACAAACTCTCAATTTAATGAGAAGGCATCTGTGACAGTCGTTGGTAGAACAGTGGAAGAAATTAGTGACCCCATAGCTGACGCGATTTGTGGTCCAAATAATTGCAACCCATACAAAATAAGTTCCTCTGATTTAGTGGCCTTACGAGGCACGGGATGGCTGTCAGATGCAATCGTAAATACACCCCAATTTATTATTTCGTGTCAGTTTCCTGATCTGTGCAATTATCAGGGTGTTCTTCTTGGGGAGAGCTTGAAATTTAAGAAGCGAGACAACtttattcaaattctgcatattCCTGGGAATTGGGTTACAGTGACAAATTATGGTGCCcttacagtgtttttttgtatgaTTCGTGAGACCAGGACATTATGCCAAGTGTAGCAACTCAAGTTATGAACATAATGACTCTAGCTTCTAACACTCTTACCATTCACGCTAAGGTAGTACAGCGTCAAGAGAACTTTTACGACTGTGGCGTTTTTGCGAATGCTAATGCCTTCACCATTGCATCTGGCGTCGACCCGTGCACCGTTTCTTTTGATAAGACCTTAATGCACAGGCATTTAATATCATGTCTTGC comes from the Rhipicephalus microplus isolate Deutch F79 unplaced genomic scaffold, USDA_Rmic scaffold_14, whole genome shotgun sequence genome and includes:
- the LOC119180832 gene encoding uncharacterized protein LOC119180832 — encoded protein: MQLTLCLSGVYFHSSVETWCGYVTICTHGKSSLNASLRDNYAYSKGSQSVNSVHGVELSPLIKHRDWTCWQDSLSSCWGACYVQPSSKQARTLRQATMEHYSSSTREKRTTRSFNSSAVISQKGWHSIGIMDHEHPACCNLYISIYQMF